The genomic interval TAACGGCAACCAGTGTTCTGGAAGGAGGCTTTGGACTTTTCCTACCTGTCACGTAGAGTACCGCCACGTTACTGCGCTGGGCCCCCAGGCCGTTGTCTGCCTCGCAAGCATAGGCCCCAGAATGCCTTGCGGTCACAGATAGGTTGAAGGAAGCTCCTCCTCCAAAAGTCGCCTCGGTGTTCCCCAGGGGAACATTTTCATGGTAGAACCGGTACAAAATGGGGGGAGATGCTCTCTGGTCCTCACAGCGAAGCTCCACCACGTCCCCGGTCAAGGCCTGGGCCCCAGGAACACTGAAGGTGAGGACGGGACGTGACACTGGAACTGATAAAGGGCGGTTCATCAGAGAGGGTCTCTCGTGCGGGCCCAGACTTCTAACCCACTCTCTCTATTCTCACGGTATCCACTCAGTACCTCTCAAGTCCTGGGGTTTCTTTCCACTAGCGCACCTTCTGATCTAACGCTGCAGAGACGGTTCCCTATGGAGCTTTGACAATTTCCGGGGAGGAATTCTGGAGGTCATATGTCTGACCGAGCCTCATAGCCTGCTTCCTGTCTCCCCTTGTCATCGTCCTTCAGCTCTTCTGACCCTGTTGTCACTGCTACCGCTGCCACCACCGTTGCAGTAACAATCCCAGCATGTTAATGGTTTCCTAACCTCTTCACAGCCCTGATTCTTATCCTTGGAACATCCTCACTGTCACAGAAGGAAACCAATTGCAGTTGGGACTCTCCAGCTAATTAGGAGAATTAGCTACTTACTTCTCACAGTGACGATCACTGCCTGGCTCTGGATGAGGCCGTAGCCGTTGTCAGCTGTGCAGTAGTAGCGTCCGGCATGGCTCTCCCTGATAACGgggatctccagctctgctctctGGGAGCGCTGACTTTTCTGCCCCAGACTCTCTCTTGTGTCTTCTCTGTGCCAAAAGAACTTGGTTTTCCCGGTGCCTTTGGCCACAGAGCAGACAAGGACCAGTGTCTCCCCTTTAACCACCTGGTCCCTCTGGGGCTGTGTCTCCAGGAACACTCCAGACACAGGGATTCCTGTGTGAACACAGGACAACAGGTGAGGGCATGATGGGAGGAGGATGGGGCTGGGATGTTGGACAGGGGCACTTTTTATGGGACTTGAAGATACACTCTAATGCAGGTGCAGAAAGGTGAGGGCCTGGAGTGGAGGCTGGTACCACCTGCTGACCATTATGGCAGGCGGAGCTGGTGGGATGTTTAGGCAGAGAAGTATTTTTTTATCAGGGAGGGTACATGCTGAGGGCCCTCAGGTAGGCTCACCCTGCTCCTGAATGCTCTAAAAATTCCAACTTGCACTTCCTCCACACTCATTAGCCTTTGCTAATGACCACAGCCCTTAGTGATCTTGCTCCTTCCTGATCTCCAGATAAACTCAGGACAGCAGGAGTAATGGGAAGGGGACTGACAGGGGAGTCCTCACCCACTTCCATCACTTATTCATTGCATGATCTTCATAGATTAGTTAATCTCTCTgatcttcagttttctcaaagGTAAAGTGTGGATAATCATATTAACTTCATAGCGTTCTCATGAAGATGAAACAGCATGCATGTACAAAGAACCTGTTACACTGAAGATGTCCAGCAAATGGTGGCTGTTACTGGTACTACTCTCCACTGGTGTGGCTGAGATAGGAAATGTAACTGATACCAGAGTACCTGGGTCCAGATTCCAGCTGTGCCGCTTATTTGCTGGGTTCCCTTGGTGGAGGCTACCAAACAGCTCTGTGCTTTCAGTTCCTCATGTGTAAAGTGAGGATGGCATAATATCCACTTTACAGATAATTTTCACCTACTTCAGAGGGTTACTCTGAGGACTAAATATAAAACTGCTCTGATCAGTGCCTTCCTAGTACTTGATAAACTTTCTACAAGTCTTCCCCTCTGCAAATATTTGAGCATCAGAGGGGTTCTGAATTGAATATAACAGCTTGGTTTCAGGTTAACATTTAGTAAACTTTTAATAAATGGTGAGgatttttattgatatttctcacatcatcattatcaccatcatcactttGTTCCTTTATTGCTCTAGCTGGGTTAAATGCGCCTCCCAGTTGGGGGTCATTCTCCTTCTCCGCAGACAGAGACCGTGATTTATCTCTTGGTTCACTGAGCATTCCTCAGTGCTAAGCATACATAAATGCTCCAGAGAgattattatgttttttaaaaatacttctttactttaaaaaaaaaatattttttaaactattttaaaatacatatgtaaattatacatatgtattttaaatttatttatttggctgcactggatcttgtTGCAGCTTATGAGATCTTTTGATTGtggggtggctcagatgataaagcatctacctccaatgcagaagacctgagtttgatccctgagtcaggaatatccctgggagaaggggatggcaacccactccggtattcttgcctggagaattccatggacagaggagccaagtgggatacagtttatggggtcgcaaagagttggacatgactgatcgactaacacttccactttctatgggatctagttctctgaccagggattgaacctggaccctctgcattgggatcatggagtcttaactgctggaccaccagggaaatcctttttttttttttttttttctggtagggAGAGCAGAACTATTGGGAGATGATGCCATGGTAGCAGTTAATAAAGCAGAGCCTGGTTAAGTCATTGTAGCCCCCCAACCACAGGCATAGAGGCAGCACAGTTGAAATGAAGAACACAGGTCTGAATGGGAACTACAGTTCTCTGCCCGCCCAACCTAGCAGCCCAGTAGCAATGCTTACTTTGCACTTGTATATAGGACTGGTGACTCTGCTTTGAGACACTGTGAGATACTGTCCTTGCCTCACACCAGTAATATCCTGAGTCTTCTTTCCATATTTCTGAGATCCAAAACTCCGGTGAGTCCCAGTCTGACCTCAGGGTGTAGCCACCCCTGTAGAAGGAGTAGCGAAGTTGGGTCTCTGATCTGTCTGCAGGGAGCTGGGTACCACAGAACAGGGTTACTGAGGCTCCCTCAGTGGGTTGCGAGGGTCTGGTTGTCAGTTGAGGTTCTGGAAACAGCTCTGGAGGGAAGAATTAAACAGAGGCTATCAGTCAGTGAGGTATAGAGTTCCTGTAGAGAAGTGCCTTTTCAGCCCCAGTGAGCAGGAAACAGGCCCAGACTCCAGGACAAACAGCCGCCCACCATTTCTCCCTTCCTGGGTGGTCTTCTCTGCTCTGCACCCTGCTCCTTCCACACAGGCCCTACTCCTTCCCAGTCTCATCCACTTAAAAAGTGAGACCCTCACCTCGGACAGTGAGCCATACAGATCTTGTTTGTTCTGTGTCATCTATAAATAAGAACACTCTCCTTTTTGCCTTACAATAATAGGAGCCACTGTCACTGGGTCTTGCATTTGAAATGATATAGGTGTTATAATAAGCGGGTAGCCAAGCTCCATCTTTGTAGAACGTCagtctctttattttattattgtctcTGCCAGAGCACCTCACCACCACCTGGTCTCCTTCATAGGCATAGTATGGCATATCGATACTCAGCCAGTCTGCAAAAGATGCAAAAATATCTATGATTCCAAGgctccccactcccatcccagccctctagatTCTGTTCATAAGGCAGAGGGAGAATGCAAACTCATATACCGGAAGCTGGGCAGCCATAGGTCCCTTGGGACCTACTGGCTCTCTTGGCTTCTTTGCTCAGCAAAGGTGAGCTCTGTTTCACTTAGTGACATATTTTGTCTTCCACACATCCAAATAGCTTTAtgtctattaaaaatatttaatccccctttttttttcccctgggtgcCAATACTTTTGTGGAAAATACGGATTTAAAACAGTTCCACTTAACATCCCCTAATATCCATTCAAGGTGACCTCATATCCCTGTGGCAGCCATAAATAACCTTTGCTTTTGTCATTCCTTAGAGGCTCAGCCCAGGAGTACAATTCAAAAAGCTTCCCTTTGTCATTCTCCTTGGATGAAACAATCTGGGTCACTgagatatcagccctgggatctacAGCTTCAGTATTCATAATTCCTCACTTGGATGCTTTTTGCAGAGGCATCTGGATGATCCCTAAGAAGAGAAGTGGGCTCCTCTTCTGTTCAGGTCATTGCCTCCTCATAAAAGAGAGTGGTCACTAGAGAGTGCGCAAACAGCTCGGTGGTTTGGATCTGCCCCAGGAGGGAAAGCAAACAGTACAGTGGAGAGGAGCAAGAGACTATTGCCTGAAAGTTTGTGCAGAAAGAAGGGGGAGTCAACCACCACAGTGCTCTGTGACTCAACCCTGCAACCTTGGGCCTCTTTGGGGGAAAATTTTTGGTTGACAGTGGAACTAGAAATTCAGGTTTAAAAATCAATTTGGaattgtagttcagttcagttgctcagttgtgtccaactctgtgagcccatggattgcagcactccgggcctccctgttcatcaccaactcctggagttattcaaattcatgtccattgagttggtgatgccatccaaccatctcatcctctgtcatccctttctcctcccagcatcagggtcttttcaaatgagtcggttcttcacatcaggtggccaaagtactggagtttcagcttcaacatcaagccttacaatgaatattcaggactgatttcctttaggatggactggttggatctccttggtgtccaagggactctcaagagtcttctccagcaccacagttcaaaagcatcaattctttggcatagtACATTGGGCTACTGTAGTACATTGGGATAAATTGCAGGGAAAATATTTGTTGTTCTGATGTAAAATCTAATCCCCGGTCTGAACTTTGGATCATTCCCCTTCAGTGTAAAGAGAAGCAGTGCCAGAGATGAAGGAACAGAGTGGGAAAAGAGACCGCCCTTGAGAGGGGCTGTCTGCCCAGCTCACCCCTTCAGCCATGAGTTTATAGTGGAGGGAAGGAGTGCTAGGTCTCAGTGTCTTGTCTCGTGATGTCAAGATTGAGTCTTCAAAGTGGGATCAATGAAAACTcccaattcaaaaagacccttgCACTCCAGTGTTTACAGTAGCACTCTTTGCagtggaagcagcctagatgttcattgacagatgaatggataaggaacatgtatatgtatgttaatATGGATGTACACGTGCAATGGAATACTgtagctgctgttgttcagtcgctaagctgtgtctgactctttgcaaccccatggaatgtagcacaccagacttccctgtcctccactataagtggaatactactcagccatacaagagtgaaataatgccatttgcagcaatgtggatggacccagagattatcataccaagtgaaataagtcagagaaaggcaaatactatatCCCACctatatgtggattctaaaatatgatacaagtggacttatttataaaacagaaacagactcacagacatagaaagcaaatttatggttatcaaaggcaAAAGGGGgaaaaggataaattaggagtttgggattagtagatacaaactattatatataaaataaacaactgtatagcacagggaaacatattcaatattttgtaataacttataatgaaaaagaatgtatatgtataactgaatcactctgctgaaAACCAGAATCTAACAAATATGTAAGCCAGctatactacaattaaaaaaaatgcaaagtggGATTCATAAGGAGGTGGAGAGAAAGCTTTCATATTATGATAaacattttctcatcttttaaattttctgtttttgtggtaTGTTACAACAATCACACTCAGTATAGGGATCTATACTTATATAATGGGAGAAGTAAAAGGtgacccatcccagtattcttgcctgggaaatcccatggacagaggagcctggtggactacagtccctggggttgcaagagtaggacaaaacttagggactaaaccaccaccaccaccatatacaTAATACATTAAAGGTACATGCTCAAAATTTTTTCCTGATAGAACAAAATGATCAAATAAGTTCAGAGATGACTACTCCATATTTTTTTAGCTACTTCAAAAGCCCCACCATTAGGCTAGGAGGTTGGAGTGGATGGTGGGAGTCATAAGTattgataaagaaaaagaagtcttAAGTCCTTCTGGAGACCAAAAGTTTTCTTCCTCAACATTGGGCAAGgttttgcttccctgatagctcagttggtaaagaatccacctgcaatgcaggagacttcgatttgattcctggatcttcctgggtcgggaagatccactggagaagggataggctacccactccagtattcttgggcttctcctgtggctcagctggtaaagaatccatctgcaattcaagagacttcagttcgatccctgggtggaaagatcccctggaggagggaaaggctacccactccagtattctggcctggagaattccgtggactgtatagtcagtggggttgcaaagagtcggacatgactgagcaacttttactttcacttcactttcagtgaagattacagaaattaaaacttaattaaagaaatatttgaaaaataagatttatgTGACCAACTTGGTAATATTGACAAGGGCTGGAGTTAGATAAGACATGTGACTACAGGTTACACAGAGTCTGGAACAAAGATTGGACCCTTTTCCATGTGTACTTACAGACCCATtcctttgagggcttcccaggtggtgctagtggtaaagaaccagcctgccagtgcagcagacataagcaacttgggttcagttcctgggttgggaagatcccctggaggagggcatggcaacccactccaatattcttgcctggagaatcccatggacaaaggagcttggtgggctacagtccatagggtcacacggagtcagacacaactgaagtgacttagcatgcatgcatgccattCCCTTGAGGAAGGTACAattgtacatatgtacacatTATACTATAATTTCAGGGAGTTCACTGGATCCTATGAAGCTCTTCAGAGACTCTCTAATGTGTTAAGAACACTTTTGCTTAAAATAACAAAAGGTAATGTAATTTATATCACCAGATATAAAAGTACTGGATTTATAAGTATCACTTTCCATCCCTATAGCAGGATAAATACTCTCTCAAAGGAATCATTAAAGAAGAAAGTGTAACTTTCCAGGTTAATATAAAAGCaaactttctttttcattacgttagaattttaattaaaagaaagaaaaacaagttagACATGGGTAGTTTGCAATCCAAATATAAGATTGAGGGAAGTTCTTGGTTTTTGCACAGCATCTCCCTAGCCCACTGGttttctattataaatattttccatcACTGTCTCTAATGCTTCTGGTGGAGGCGACTGAGCTCCTGTGGATGAAACCAGGAGAACATTTTCCCAATACTACATTGCATGATTTGCTTTCTCTTCATAAGTTAAATTCTTTTCTGTCCCAGGGCTTAATAGTAAAGGTGGAGGAATTCATTGCCTTGGAGTGTCAGGGTAGGGTCTTTTGCCCATCAAGCAGGCAGGTAGCAAAGATGAAGGTGACATCGGAGCATTCCTGCCCCGGCTATGACCAAGGTGAGACACTGGCCTCCTGCTCTCTTCACCCCAGTCCAAGCCCTGATCTCCAAAACCCTCACCTAAGAGGCTGGGGGAAGTGGTATCTTCCTTGCATAGCAGAATAACCATGGTTCCTAGAGGTCTAAAagaacaccaccaccaaaagaGTAACTCACCTGACTGCACGCTGCTAGGAGCTGTGGGGGAATAGAGTCAGAGACGTTACTACAAGGCCAGAATAAAGATCTTTTCAAAAAAGGTTATAACTCTCTAAAGATATTTCCAACAattctcttttcccctttcctctaCCCCTTCTTCCCTCTACCCctactttcccttcccttccatccTCCTTCCCTCAGTTCCTCTATTTTCCCTCCTGTCTCCCCTTCCTACCTTCACAATATTCCTGTAGAACTGAATGTTTTGTAAGACAAAACACTCTGTAAACATAAACCATCTCCTTTACCAGAAGTTGGTTATTTTGCAAGTAAATTCTCAGAAGTTTCATGACTTACTATCTCCTCTCCCGCCTTCTCTTTTTAAgactgatttttgtttgttttgttttattttgagataCATTGCCTGCCTGGTGGCAACACACAAACCAGGAAGGGTCGGGAAGGAAATGGAGGTGTCCTCTTGACactgtttctccttttccccctATTTAGATCTAGTACTGTATTTGCATCCATATTCAAGAGCCATGGCTGCGCTCAGAGGtaaatgcctgcaatgcaagagacacaggaaatggtggtttagtccctgggtggggaagatcccctggaggagggcatggcaacccactcccagtattcttgcctggagaatcccatggacagaggagcctgtgggctacagtccatgggttctcaaagagttggatatgactgagtgactgagcatgcatgcatacacacgaGAGTCATATTAATCAGCAAAAAACAGAATCTCATCTCTGGGTAGCAAGTATTGAAGCCTCTCCAAAACCTAAGTCTAGGAAAGTTGGAGTTTAACCAAAAATCTGATAATTTGAAGTGGAAGTGGGGTTGGCGGCAGAGGAGGATTTAAATGggctagaaataaaatttatcctAACAGAAAATTCATTTGATGTCCTTTTAAGAAGCTTTCCAATTTTGTTAGAGATCAAAGTAGAAATGGTTATTAAACAAATGGAGAAGGCATTAGTATTTAGAAAAGAAACGCACAGTCCTTTGTTTTTCCTGGGAACCCCGCTCATCAGTACTCATTTGCATATTACCTATTATTGGTCCTGAGTTATTAGAAACTGAAGCCCATTGCTACTAATcctagaagaaaaagaagagattctGGGTGCCCAGGTATAGGTGAttctgccgtgtgtgtgtgtgtgtgtgtgtgtgtgtgtgtgtgttagtcactcagtggggtccagctctttgctaccccatgaactgtagcccataaactcctctgtccatgggattcttcaggcaagaatactggagtgggtagccattcccttctccagggaatcttcctgacccagggatcgaacccaggtctcctgcattggcaggcagattctttaccctctgagccatgagggaagcccggTTTTGCCCTGGCTGTCCCCAAATCCTGCTGCAGCATCCTACCCACCAAGGACCAGAAGCAAAGGCCACAGGAACATGAGGCTGGAGGTGAGAAGTTCTCCCAGTGACTGGTGCAGCTCAGGTCCCAAAGCAGAATCCACAGTCTATCTCCATGGACTGTGAAGCCAGGATTGGGCACTGTGTGGttcaggttttattttatagaaataaaaaaaaaaaggaagtaggaAATCTCTCTGTTTGACAATCAGCATTgtcctcacccccagccccacatATGCTGAGAAAGTAAATGttgttcttctgtttttttttttttttttttgagaggagtggaggctgtgctgggtcttggttgtggtgtgtgggctctagAACACTCAGGCTCAATAGTTTCTGTGTGGGGGCTGAGTCGCCCTGCAatatgggggatcttagttccctgaccagggatcaaacccatgtctcctgcactgaaaggcagattcttaaccactggaccaccagggaagtctctaaataTTCTTCTTTACAGACTTGCTCAGATATGTGTGTTTTGATTAGAAATGCTCCTTAAAATGTAGGATACCTTCTCCATGTAGCTAAGGTCCCTCTAGAGAAGCTGTCTAACTTGTTTTGACTCTGCAGTGACTGTTGATTTAATTCTGGGCCTGCTAAAATTCATATTACCTTCATGGTCTTTTTGAAAGAGAAATCCCTTTTACCGCTCAGAATGCATGGTCTGTTATGGAATTCCTAATATTGTGACACCATGCTAACACCACATGGATGCTGCTCTTTGGAGATCTGCTTTACCATATGAAGAAATAATTAGCATTTGTTAAAAATGATGGTGGATTAGAATGATATTAGATGGTATTATGTAGTCCAGGAACTCAGGAGGATACAAATTCAGCCCAACCCAAGTCATCTCTGCCCATGAGATGTTCCAGACAGATACAAGCAGAATGGAAAAAGTAATACACTCTGTGGCATTAACCTTGAGGTATTAGCCCCAAATTACTTTACAGTGATCTGAAGGGCTTTAACACCCACAGGACAGGTCACATCTGTCTCCTCACATTCCAAAGGTCAAGAATCAATTTTGGAAGAGAGCTCTTGTATCAGGCTGGAAATAGACTCAAACTAGTCTTGAAAGAAGAGGCTTTAATGAAAGGACTGACTGATAGAGATGTGGACAGAGTTGAAATAACAAACTAAAGATGATGAGTCACCTCAAGGCCAATCACAGTGGGACACTGTTTCAGCCCTGTACTGAAGAagcaaggggaggaaggagagttaCAAAAGCCCAGTGTGAACTGGAGTCACCAAGGAGGGGCCACCAGGCAGAGCTGTGACTGTGGAGGATGCAGCTACTGCTGGAGATGAGGCACTGAGGCTGAGAGGGAGAGGGGATGCCCTGACCGCTCCCTGCTGCCCTGTCTTCCTTAGCATTCTCTCTTCTACTGATGGAGTCCAACTGCAAGTTGGTGGGGCTGACTGATGTAGTGTGCAGGGGTCAGCAAGCCAGGGCGCAGAGCAGCCAAGAAGGGCAGAGAACGAATCAGGGTGGGATAAAAGTGGTTCAAGTGGAGAATAACTTGTAGAGACCTAAATGGTGGGGGGGATTATACCAGCATTAGAAGCTCCCTCTCAGCAAAaacctttctttttccatgttccCCACTTGATGCTATCAGTGTGTGCATTGTTGAGATGAGACCAAAAACACATTTAGGTGTGGGCAAAACCTAAATATTATTATCTTGTAAGCCATACCAGGAAGGAATATTGACAATGGAATAAATATGGCAAATGAACACTTCACTAGGAATTTGTTGGTTCCTCCAAATGGCCCTCACACATAGAAGGCAAGGATAGATGAAGACCACTCCAGATTGGTATGTGGCAggtttaataagcaagggaacTTATGAGGTTTGTCTTGAGTGGCCACAAGTAAGTGATTTTTGCACTCAcctatgacctgcctcttgagaaacctgcagctaaggaagcaacagttagaactggacatggaatggttccaaataggaaaaggagtatgtcaagtctgtatattgccaccctgcttatttaacttctatgcagagtacatcatgagaaacgctgggctggaagaagcacaagctggaatcaagattgctgggagaaatatcaataacctcagatatgcagatgacaccacccttatggcagaaagtgaagaggaactaaaaaacctcttgatgaaagtgaaagaggaaagtgaaaaagttggcttaaagctcaacattcagaaaacgaagatcatggcatctggtcctatcacttcatggaaaatagatggagagatagtggaaacagtgtcagattttatttttggggctccaaaatcactgtaaatggtgattgcagccatgaaattaaagaatgcttactccttggaaagaaagttatgaccaacctagagagcatattgaaaagcagagacattactttgtcaacaaaggtctgtctagtcaaggctatgtttttttcagtggtcatgtatggatgtgagagttggactgtgaagaaagctgagcaccgaagaattgatgcttttgaactgtggtgttggagaggactctttgagagtcccttggactgcaaggagatccaaccagtccatcctaaaggagaccagtcctgggtgttcattggaaggactgatgctgaaactccaataatttggccaccttgtgcgaagagttgactcattggaaaagaccctgatgctgggagggattgcaggcaggaggagaaggggacgacagaggatgagatggctggatggcatcactgactcgatgtacatgagtttgagtgaactccgggaactggtgatggacagggaggcctgctgtgctgcgattcatggggttgcaaagagtcggacacgactgagtgactgaactgaactgaaccacattttaagagtttatttagAGGCTTCAGCTGGGTTCAGACATGTCTATATGATCTCAGTAATGCACTTctatctcaaggctgtgtccttgAAAGTGGCTCCCACTGTGGGAACACAGAGAAGAGTGATGAGCCTATAATTGTCTGAGTCCAGTTCTTGGGTCATTGACAGTCGTGTGCTCTGATTACTTCCATTAACACTTTACGTTTGGAGATTGACTCTTACAATCTCATACAGCCTTTCTTGCACAGTGTGCCCTGAGTAGTCAGCAAGGGGTCTCACCAGCCTGGAGGTGGTTTGTTTGGCCATTATCTAGCTGCACCAGAGTCAGATACCATGGCAGTAATAGAGGTACCTGtaagagaaaacacaaatcaaGATAATGATTACTAACATAAGTAACAGTTTTTTCCACTAACAAGTCTATGATCCAAGTCATGGATTTACTAAGCCCCCCAGGGTAGGGTCAGATCACTCAGAGTGTTTACTTGTGTTTTTATATGGTTTAAAGATGATCACATTAGCATATCAGCTATGAACATACAACACTGTGGATCATGGCACAACTTTCGCCT from Budorcas taxicolor isolate Tak-1 chromosome 3, Takin1.1, whole genome shotgun sequence carries:
- the LOC128044880 gene encoding LOW QUALITY PROTEIN: Fc receptor-like protein 2 (The sequence of the model RefSeq protein was modified relative to this genomic sequence to represent the inferred CDS: substituted 1 base at 1 genomic stop codon), with translation MGVGSLGIIDIFASFADWLSIDMPYYAYEGDQVVVRCSGRDNNKIKRLTFYKDGAWLPAYYNTYIISNARPSDSGSYYCKAKRRVFLFIDDTEQTRSVWLTVRELFPEPQLTTRPSQPTEGASVTLFCGTQLPADRSETQLRYSFYRGGYTLRSDWDSPEFWISEIWKEDSGYYWCEARTVSHSVSKQSHQSYIQVQRIPVSGVFLETQPQRDQVVKGETLVLVCSVAKGTGKTKFFWHREDTRESLGQKSQRSQRAELEIPVIRESHAGRYYCTADNGYGLIQSQAVIVTVRIPVSRPVLTFSVPGAQALTGDVVELRCEDQRASPPILYRFYHENVPLGNTEATFGGGASFNLSVTARHSGAYACEADNGLGAQRSNVAVLYVTEFPPKIRLMNGPHRCEGXVEMEKEGHWGTVCDDGWDMKDVAVVYRELGCGAAKHTPAGMLYLPVAEEDQPVFIQVALCNGTEAALAECEQVETFDCGHDEDAGTVCEEQKPVGLLPQAQPQIMSLEEHPNFWGILPEVHSSLVLFEDVETGGPQTSESLLFDLPALGDPVALDRP